The following nucleotide sequence is from Deltaproteobacteria bacterium.
TCTGCCCCCGGCTGAGCCTTCGAAGATTATATGTATCGGCCTGAATTTTCGCGACCATGCTGAGGAAATCAAGGAAGAGATCCCCAAGTTTCCCAGCCATTTTATCAAGCCGCTCACTGCGATCATCGGCCCGGAAGATCCAATCTTCTTCCCCCGGGTTGCCCAGCGGGTGGACTATGAGGGGGAGCTGGCCGTGGTCATCAAGGACCGGGTGAAGGATATCACCCAGGAGGAAGCACTGGACCACGTTCTGGGCTACACCTGCTTTAACGACGTTACCGAACGGCTCTTGACCCGGGTTCAAGGTCAGCTGACCCGAGCCAAAGGGTTCGACACCTTTGCTCCTTTTGGGCCGTGTATTGCCACTGATCTCGATCCATCGCAGCTCACGGTTCGCACTTATCTGAACGGGAAACTGATGCAGGAAGGCCAAACCGCAAATACAGTCTTCTCCGTTCCCTTTTTAGTCCACTACATCTCCCAATGCATGACCCTCTTCCCCGGGGATATCATCAGCACGGGGACCCCCAGCGGAATCGGCCCAATGCATCCAGGGGATGTAGTCGAGGTGTCCATTGATGGCATCGGTACCCTCCGCAACCGGCTCCAATCTTTGGCCTGAATTATGGTTTAACTTGGTTTCCGCGCGGCTCAAAAAAGCAAGCAGCCTGAACCCAAAAACCCGAGGAAAGCAAATTGCAGAAGAGGAAGATGTCTAAGGGAATAAAAGAGAATCTTGAATCTTGTA
It contains:
- a CDS encoding fumarylacetoacetate hydrolase family protein, whose protein sequence is MKFVRFQMKDRIGYGIWEDDFIREISGSIFGDFETSSAKHKFSAVRLLPPAEPSKIICIGLNFRDHAEEIKEEIPKFPSHFIKPLTAIIGPEDPIFFPRVAQRVDYEGELAVVIKDRVKDITQEEALDHVLGYTCFNDVTERLLTRVQGQLTRAKGFDTFAPFGPCIATDLDPSQLTVRTYLNGKLMQEGQTANTVFSVPFLVHYISQCMTLFPGDIISTGTPSGIGPMHPGDVVEVSIDGIGTLRNRLQSLA